In Zobellia roscoffensis, the following are encoded in one genomic region:
- a CDS encoding M48 family metallopeptidase, with protein MSTLFYIIITILVLQFILETVLDRLNAQRYNDPVPEELNDVFDQAEYKKSQEYKKTNYNFGLITSSFSFILTLGFLIFGGFEWVDQMVRSVTTEPIPTALMFFGIIMIGNDIVTVPLSYYSTFVIEEKFGFNKTTKSTFFLDKIKGWLMMAVVGGAILSLIIWFFQLTGSYFWIYAWGLVAVFSIFMNLFYSKIIVPLFNKQTPLEEGSLKTKIETFAKNVGFELNNIFVIDGSKRSTKANAYFSGFGKEKRVTLYDTLINDLEEEEIVAVLAHEVGHYKKKHIIFNLIASVVLTGVTLFVLSLFINNPAVSAAIGVSQPSFHAALIGFAILYSPISEITGLIMNHFSRKFEYQADDYAKDTYAALPLITSLKKLSKNSLSNLTPHPAFVFMHYSHPTLLDRIQNLKR; from the coding sequence ATGAGCACATTGTTCTATATCATCATTACTATTCTCGTGCTACAGTTTATTCTAGAGACCGTTCTTGATCGCCTGAACGCCCAACGCTACAATGACCCTGTTCCAGAAGAACTAAACGATGTTTTTGACCAAGCTGAATACAAGAAATCTCAGGAGTACAAAAAGACCAATTACAATTTTGGACTTATAACTTCTAGCTTTTCATTTATATTGACTTTAGGTTTCCTGATTTTTGGAGGTTTTGAGTGGGTAGACCAAATGGTGCGCAGTGTTACTACAGAACCCATTCCCACGGCTCTAATGTTTTTTGGGATTATTATGATAGGAAACGATATTGTTACCGTTCCCTTATCTTACTACTCTACTTTTGTAATAGAGGAAAAATTTGGTTTTAATAAAACTACCAAAAGCACCTTCTTTTTGGACAAAATAAAAGGGTGGCTCATGATGGCCGTTGTTGGCGGAGCTATATTGTCTTTGATTATTTGGTTCTTTCAGTTGACAGGCTCATATTTTTGGATTTACGCTTGGGGGCTAGTAGCCGTATTCTCCATCTTCATGAACCTATTCTACAGTAAAATTATTGTTCCATTATTCAATAAGCAAACCCCATTAGAAGAGGGAAGTTTAAAAACCAAAATAGAGACTTTTGCTAAAAATGTTGGCTTTGAGCTTAACAACATATTTGTTATTGACGGCTCCAAACGATCCACAAAAGCCAATGCCTATTTCTCAGGGTTTGGCAAAGAAAAAAGAGTTACGCTATACGACACCCTAATCAACGATTTAGAGGAAGAGGAAATTGTTGCTGTTCTAGCTCATGAAGTAGGGCATTACAAGAAAAAACATATCATTTTTAACCTAATTGCCTCAGTAGTATTAACAGGTGTTACACTGTTTGTATTATCCTTATTTATTAACAATCCAGCTGTATCCGCAGCCATAGGAGTGTCCCAACCCAGTTTTCATGCGGCACTAATCGGTTTTGCAATTCTATATAGTCCTATTTCAGAAATCACCGGTTTGATTATGAACCATTTTTCAAGAAAATTTGAATATCAGGCAGATGATTATGCCAAAGACACCTATGCGGCGCTACCGTTAATCACCTCGCTCAAAAAACTATCAAAAAATAGCTTGAGCAATCTTACGCCTCATCCTGCATTTGTATTTATGCACTATTCCCACCCTACACTTCTTGACCGAATTCAGAATCTAAAGCGTTAA
- a CDS encoding MoaD/ThiS family protein, producing the protein MEVLLFGIAKDIVGRSSFRFEEGDEVPKSVLELKQKLKNSFPDFGKLSSLAIAVNSEYAEDGMDLNRGDEVAVIPPVSGG; encoded by the coding sequence ATGGAGGTCTTGTTATTTGGTATTGCCAAAGATATAGTAGGTAGGTCATCCTTTCGTTTTGAGGAGGGGGATGAAGTGCCTAAATCTGTTTTAGAGTTGAAGCAGAAATTAAAAAATAGCTTTCCGGATTTCGGGAAGCTTTCTTCTTTAGCGATAGCGGTAAATAGTGAGTATGCAGAAGATGGCATGGATTTAAATAGAGGAGACGAAGTTGCTGTAATCCCTCCCGTAAGTGGCGGGTAG
- the moaA gene encoding GTP 3',8-cyclase MoaA, translating to MLIDNHNRTINYVRLAVTDRCNLRCNYCMPAEGINFAKNDKLFKIEELSRLSEILVSQGVDKIRITGGEPFVRKDLMVLMRNLSQMKGLNDISVTTNATLIGPYIDELKELGIKNINVSMDAINKETFEKITRRNQYDTVHNNIIRLITEGFNVRINFIALEGQNTEDILPMLELTKHYEVSVRFLEEMPFNGGSKKFESIAWDYKRILSYVKEAHPDYYELPSPKTSTSINYKIPGYKGSFGVIPSFSRTFCGSCNRLRVSATGDVITCLYAQPSMNIRDIFRSEGSEEKIKESILKAIGSRSKTGFEAQEKYKGVFANSMTSIGG from the coding sequence ATGCTGATAGATAATCACAATAGAACTATTAATTACGTTCGCTTAGCGGTTACCGATCGTTGCAACCTACGTTGTAATTATTGTATGCCTGCAGAGGGAATAAACTTTGCTAAAAACGATAAGCTTTTTAAAATAGAGGAACTCTCTCGTTTAAGCGAAATTTTAGTATCGCAGGGTGTGGACAAAATACGTATTACGGGAGGAGAACCTTTTGTTCGTAAAGATTTGATGGTGCTTATGCGCAATCTGTCTCAAATGAAAGGATTGAACGATATTTCCGTTACTACAAATGCTACGCTGATTGGGCCATATATTGATGAACTCAAAGAGTTGGGTATTAAGAACATCAATGTGAGTATGGATGCCATTAATAAGGAAACTTTTGAGAAAATTACCCGTCGTAACCAGTATGATACAGTACATAACAATATCATTAGGCTAATTACCGAAGGTTTTAATGTGCGTATCAATTTTATCGCATTGGAAGGTCAGAATACGGAAGATATTCTACCTATGCTGGAACTTACCAAACACTATGAGGTATCTGTCCGCTTTTTGGAAGAAATGCCATTTAATGGAGGCAGTAAGAAGTTTGAAAGCATTGCGTGGGACTATAAGCGTATATTAAGTTATGTAAAAGAGGCGCATCCTGATTATTATGAGTTGCCGTCCCCTAAAACGTCTACCTCCATTAATTATAAAATACCTGGTTATAAAGGTTCTTTTGGTGTAATTCCTTCATTTAGTAGAACGTTTTGTGGTTCCTGTAATCGTTTACGGGTTTCTGCTACGGGAGATGTTATTACTTGTCTCTATGCCCAACCTAGTATGAATATTCGTGATATTTTCAGAAGTGAAGGTTCGGAAGAAAAAATTAAGGAGAGTATTTTAAAAGCGATAGGAAGCCGTTCTAAAACAGGTTTTGAGGCACAGGAGAAATACAAAGGCGTTTTCGCCAATTCAATGACTTCAATAGGAGGATAG
- a CDS encoding DUF6503 family protein, producing the protein MKIIVSTLVILTLLSCKEATKKDNVEPVEAETEITRAQENNYPEALIEVFDAHGGLKNFKSKRTLTFEIVKPSGNETHTVDLYSRKDKIEIPPVTLGFNGKDAWLLDEQKAYKGNAALYHNLMFYFYAMPFVLADPGIKYEVAEDLEYEGKNYPGIHISYNDGVGASSKDDYYLYYDSESHEMAWLAYTFTFGTDEKSDKLSFIRYNDWEGVDGVKLPKSITWHVNDGKTIKEPRKTVVFENSSLHEGSKPDAFYAVPGNAKVILKP; encoded by the coding sequence ATGAAGATTATTGTTAGTACACTTGTCATTCTAACTTTACTAAGCTGTAAAGAGGCGACTAAGAAAGATAATGTTGAACCGGTTGAAGCGGAAACTGAAATTACGAGAGCACAGGAAAATAATTATCCGGAGGCATTGATTGAAGTTTTTGATGCTCACGGAGGCCTTAAAAACTTCAAGAGCAAACGTACTTTAACTTTTGAAATCGTTAAGCCTAGCGGAAACGAAACGCATACGGTAGACTTGTATAGCAGAAAGGATAAAATTGAGATTCCTCCGGTTACATTAGGTTTTAACGGTAAAGATGCTTGGTTGTTGGATGAGCAAAAAGCCTATAAAGGGAATGCGGCGCTGTATCATAATCTTATGTTTTATTTTTATGCCATGCCTTTTGTTTTGGCAGATCCCGGTATAAAATATGAAGTTGCAGAAGACCTGGAGTATGAGGGTAAAAACTACCCGGGAATTCATATATCCTATAATGATGGGGTAGGGGCTTCCTCTAAAGATGATTATTATTTGTACTATGATTCAGAATCGCACGAAATGGCTTGGTTGGCATATACCTTTACCTTTGGAACAGATGAAAAATCAGACAAATTGAGCTTTATTCGTTATAATGATTGGGAAGGTGTTGATGGGGTTAAATTACCTAAATCCATCACTTGGCATGTAAATGATGGAAAAACAATAAAAGAGCCTAGAAAAACCGTTGTTTTTGAAAATAGTTCTCTTCATGAAGGCTCAAAACCTGATGCGTTTTATGCCGTCCCGGGAAATGCAAAAGTCATCTTAAAACCTTAA
- a CDS encoding TrmH family RNA methyltransferase, whose translation MHKTKQISSVQNSLVKKILLLKEKSRERKKSGLFIIEGHREIQLALKGGYEFETVLFHPELMSEAETSTLFANGSSAVDFIEITKEVYQKLAYRQTTEGILAIVKSQSSLLTDLQLPNKNPLILVAEAPEKPGNIGALLRTADAANLDAVIIANPRTDLYNPNIIRSSVGCVFTNNIVTGSTSEVIEFLKNKNINIYCAALSASENYVETNFKSASAIVVGTEADGLSKEWLNSSKQNVIIPMQGEIDSMNVSVSAAILIFEAKRQRDFK comes from the coding sequence ATGCACAAAACTAAGCAAATCTCTAGCGTTCAAAATTCCCTGGTAAAGAAAATACTGCTTTTAAAGGAAAAGTCTAGAGAGCGAAAAAAATCGGGTTTATTTATTATTGAAGGCCACCGAGAAATACAACTAGCACTCAAAGGAGGTTATGAATTTGAAACGGTACTATTTCATCCGGAATTAATGAGCGAAGCGGAAACCTCCACACTTTTTGCGAACGGTTCATCCGCAGTAGATTTTATTGAAATAACAAAAGAAGTTTATCAAAAGCTCGCCTATAGACAAACTACGGAAGGTATTTTAGCCATTGTCAAAAGTCAATCTTCCCTATTGACCGACTTACAACTACCCAATAAAAATCCATTAATTCTCGTTGCCGAAGCTCCAGAAAAACCGGGAAACATAGGCGCTTTATTACGTACTGCAGATGCTGCAAATCTTGACGCCGTAATCATTGCCAATCCAAGAACAGACCTTTACAATCCTAATATTATACGTTCTAGTGTAGGTTGCGTTTTTACGAACAACATAGTCACAGGAAGCACTTCCGAAGTTATTGAGTTCCTCAAAAACAAAAATATCAATATTTATTGTGCAGCACTATCAGCATCCGAAAATTATGTTGAAACCAATTTTAAATCCGCATCGGCAATCGTTGTTGGCACCGAAGCAGACGGACTCTCCAAAGAGTGGCTCAATAGCTCAAAACAAAACGTTATCATTCCCATGCAAGGAGAGATAGATTCCATGAACGTATCGGTCTCGGCCGCTATTCTTATCTTTGAAGCAAAAAGGCAGCGGGATTTTAAATAG